The Juglans microcarpa x Juglans regia isolate MS1-56 chromosome 2D, Jm3101_v1.0, whole genome shotgun sequence DNA window TATTGCCTCACAGAGGAACTGATGCGTGGAATGCAATGATCATTGCGTATTCACGTAATGATTTCCCTGTTGAAGCCTTATATCTTTATCGTCAGATGATCTTGGAAGGTATTAGACCTGATAGCTCGACTTTTACGGTGGCCCTCAAGGCGTGCACGCGCCTGTCAGATTTGAAAACGGGGGAGGAGATTTGGGATAGAGCATTGGATTGTGGGTACGAGTTTGATGTGTTTATTATGTCTTCTGTTTTGAATTTGTACGCAAAGTGTGGGAAGATGGATGGAGCGATCGAACTGTTTGATATGATGCCGAGAAGGGATCTTGTTTGTTGGACAACTATGATAAGTGGGCTTGCACGGAGTGGCCAGCCAATAGAAGCGGTTGATATGTACAGGCGAATGCAAAAGGAGGGAATGGAAGGAGATGGGGTTGCTGTGTTGGGATTGATACAGGCTTGTGCGACTCTTGGAGACTCAAAATTGGGTCCTTCGGTTCATGGATATCTGATTCGGAGAGCTCTTTCTACGGATGTTTTTGTTCAAACTGGCCTTGTGGATATGTATGCAAAGAATGGGCAGTTGGAGCTTGCTCATCGTGTGTTCAAGAAGATGCCTTATAAGAGTGTTGCATCTTGGGGTGCATTGATTTCTGGCTCTGCTCAAAATGGTTTTGCAGGGAATGCACTTGAATTCTTGGTAGAGATGCAGAGTTGTGGATACAGACCAGATTTAGTGTCTCTTTTGAGTGCACTTTTAGCATGTTCCCAAGTTGGGTTTTTGAAATTGGGAAAGTCTATACACGGATATACTTTGAGAAGGTTTAATATTGATCAAGTTTTAGGTACTGCTGCAATTGACATGTATTCAAAATGTGGAGCTCTTTCTTGGGCACGTACTCTCTTTGATAAGATAGATTCCAAAGACTCGATCTCTTGGAATGCAATGATTAGCAACTATGGAATTCATGGTCATGGGAAAGAAGCTCTGTCACTCTTCCTAAAGATGACAAAAACAAATCTAAAACCAGATCATGCAACTTTTGCTTCTCTTCTCTCGGCCTTTAGTCACTCGGGTCTTGTGCAAGAAGGTCAATACTGGTTTAATCTCATGGTTAGTGAATATAACATACCTCCAGCAGAAAAGCATTATGCTTGTATGGTTGATCTTTTGGCTCGTGCAGGTAGAGTAGAAGAGGCTCACAAGGTAATAGATTCCATGAATACTGAACCAGGGCTTACTGTTTGGGTTGCCCTTCTGGCAGGTTGCTGCAAAAATGGCAACTTAGTGATTGGAGAGATTGCGGCAAAGAAGGTACTTGAGTTAAATCCTGATGACTTGGGAATTTATGCTTTGGTATCAAACTACTATGCCAAGGTGAGGAAGTGGGACAAAGTAGCTGGTGTTAGAAAAATCATGAAGAAGACCGGAATGAAGAAAGTACCGGGGTATAGTGTAGTGGATGTGAAAGGGAAGCTCCATGCTTTTCTCATGGAAGATAAGAGCCACAAtcaatatgaatatattatgCAACTCTTGGATAAGTTGGATCATGAGATGAGAGCTATTGGGTATGTCCCAAAGACTGAATTTGTCTTGCATGACCTCGAAGaggaagtaaaagaaaaaatgtcgGAGTAATCACAGTGAGAGGCTTGCTATTGCTTTCGGTCTTTTAAACATGGCTCCAGGAACCAGATTACTGATCACAAAGAATCTTAGAATGTGTGGGGATTGCCATGAAGCTACGAAATTCATAACCAAAGTTGTGAACAGAGAGATTGTTGTGAGGGATGTAAAGCGATTTCATCACTTCGAGAATGGAATCTGCTCATGTGGCGAATACTGGTAAAGTAGACGTTCACATATTTGCTCTCTTAGTTGAATTTGTCACAGCTGAGATGTGAGAATATCAGGTGAAATCTCGCCTCTGCCAGAAAGCGAGTTCCAAATATTATATGAGGGTAATGGAAGAGACGAGCATATCATTTGGCACAACCTTTTTAGGAGAGTCTGGATGCAGCTTGGAAACCAAAAAAGTGTGGCTTCAAATGTTCAGGCTCAACAATCCATTGTCAGATGCTTGGTGAAATTAGTCCGCTATTATTGTTCAACCACCCTACGAGCTTCCCCTTGACCTTTTATAGTCTATACTTCGGCTGAGTTCAAAGAGCAAGGCTCTATTTACCATTCATTGTAATGGAGTTTATTTGGAAGCTTGAAATCTCGAAGGGACACCACAGAAAAGGACAtggatgatttttttctttctttatccaTATGTTTTCCTGCATTCTTAGCATAGCTATGTCCTTcaggcacaaaaaaaaaaaaaaaaaaaaaaaaaaaagagaagccCAAATCCAACGATAACACCGTTCTTAATTCTCAATTTCCGGAAAACTTCCGGCACAATTTGAAGTTTTTGCCTCACTTTTCTGAATGCTTTGTGGCTGAGACTAGTGGATATTGCCTGCTGAACTCTGATAGGCTCTTCACAGTGGTGTGATGTATAAGCCTCATCCCAGTAGTATGTGTATGTCCCGATGTAAAATTGCTTGACACTTTGTAGAAGAGTAGTGGGGCTTCTTAGTTTGAATAGGTGAACATAGCCATCATTGAATAGATTCTGTGGATTTACGCAATGTTGATCCATGTGATCAGCATTATATGGGAGTTCTTGATCACTCACTAATTAGCcagttaattattattaaataatgacGAGGACAATGTCAAGAAATCCTATATTTCAAGTGGTATGAAACTCTATAAGGCCAATGCCTGAGCCtagggagaaaaaaaaggaggtaTGAgttaaagatgttttattgaattttgaaaaatgagagaaaattttgaataaaataaagttaaaaaaattgtttaaatattagtttttaatattatttttattttgaaatttaaaaactttgtattattttttgtgttttgtttgtaagtttagaaaatatgtattgagttttgtatttgaataatgactagataaaaaagttgaagatttgaaattgaaaagtgttttatatttgaatgatgcttgtgaagaaaattataacaaattttgagaatatctaATAGTATTGgtattggattagctaaatgtcttttcatattcaaatttagcaaatatcattcatatttgctccacattgaattagttaaattgttttcatccaacATATAACGTACAGTAAattcattcttcttttcaaatatgaaaaaaaaactatatcaagtctaaaaatattttttaagattattatattatattattatattatatatatgagatttttatttacatatgatattttatcatctatatacatatgagattattatattatagattgttggatTGTAAAAATAAGGAGGTTGTTgatgattatgaaaataaaataaacaagtaattaaaaaataaaaaatataaaaataataaataataatattttattattatagagagtgtaatgactaatccaatatagattttaagttttgaatgattagctaaaagtaaaaaagttatgtattagacaaaatttaaaaagagaaagtctactttgcctccctaatttgacacctctatttgacacctagtcaaaatttatttttttattttatttttttttacttaatggttaaggaagtgattttaagtgtattggtgtattttttttattttttaaatatatttaaatatgttaaaaaaatgtgaaaagaaaaaagaaaaaaaaaatttatgctgggcggtatgcccagcaGTCAAAATGGGGCGCCGCCCCTTTAAAGAATATGATGGTAAATCCAATACTGATGTTTTAACCGTCCAAACAAGCCCAAGCACTGTTAAGTCGAGTGTGCAGTAAATTATTTAGTTTatggattttaaaaataatcttgaaTAAGTCTTCTATCAAGCCAATTTGGAATCAAGTTTGAAGTTATTTCCACTCGGTTGGATACTTAAAATGTCTCAGAATTCCTGTGTATAAGTGAagtagtttgagttaaaatattttatagaattttaagaaatgagaaaaaaaaattgaataaaaatattataaagttaaaaaattatttgaatataattctttaatattatttttgttttaaaatttgaaaatgttgtattattttttgtgttttgttttgtgagtttggaaaaattgtaatgattaaataataattagatgaaaaagttaaaaattaaaaattaaaaatattttgtgttgaaatgatgtttgaaaataaaatatttaagaatatcgGGAAATACTTCAGCACACTTTAGTATCCAAACGGATAAGTCTTTTTATaggagtaattctacatacaactgtaaaatgtgtaaatttcgcgtaatcgctttgaaaagaGAGGAGTACAccattaaaaaactaatttttttttcatgtgagtcctatgtgctatttacttttttcaaagcgattacgcgacggttgcacaattcacggttgtaaatatcttttcttcttttatagacataaaataaaataaaaagaagcatAAGTTATTTCcaagttgtattaattaattagtactgctacaacaataaaaaattttacataagtaaactcacaaactaatatGACTAATTAATATTGATTGATTAAcacaataaactaaatatgaTAGAGAATAAGTCatacatattataatattatgaatatattccaAGTATGGTAATATTCTAACAGTTTCATTGATATATTTGTTCTatgttataataaaattaattttatagtatGATGTAGTACatcaaattacattaattagtgaatttacttttttaatatttttgtgtgGCGAAAACATTTCTTCTAAGTAAATATTTCGAATTCTGAAGTTAGGTGATCCAAAATATTAGTACTAATTTGATGGTAGAAAAGAAGTGAGTAGAATTTTTACTTCCAAAAGAGTTTAAACAGAAGAGACGGGCGTTCCCACCGCATAAAAACTACTAGTTTTAACACCCTTATCATAAAGATCGTTATTTCTGAAATATGTTATGTTTCTCctgaaatttaaaattggatgatgagatgagatgatttataaataataattaaatagtatatgaatagtagtaaaatggtttgagttaaatagTATATGAATAATAGTTAATATGTATTAtgggattttagaaaatgagataaaaaaattgaatagaaatattataaaattaaaattttattttattttgagatttaaaaatgttgaattattttttgtattttgtttgaaagtttaaaaaaattataataatgatataatgattagatgaaaaagttaaaagatttgaaattgaaaaggttTGAAGATTAcgatgatgagataaaatgggttaataggactttactatccaaacatcaGCTATCCAAGATTTTAACAGTAATAACAATAGCAAAAAAGTATTCTCTTTCAGAACCCagaatctaattatttattacaaaccACTAATTTGGGTCcatatattcttaattattttcaagagcTTGAATTTTGACACCAAAAGTACTATCCTGTCGAGGAAAGCTTCATACCAGAGGCAGCTTCTTCGTGTCCAAGCAGCAATTCACAAGCTGGGAATTGAGCTCACACTTTTGAAATGTCTGGATGACAAGAACCTTCT harbors:
- the LOC121250073 gene encoding putative pentatricopeptide repeat-containing protein At3g25060, mitochondrial, giving the protein MQSIQWLKRLKPLLLACKDKASIAKVHALMLLTGLSLHLSFNGRLIASYANIGDIVSARKVFDLLPHRGTDAWNAMIIAYSRNDFPVEALYLYRQMILEGIRPDSSTFTVALKACTRLSDLKTGEEIWDRALDCGYEFDVFIMSSVLNLYAKCGKMDGAIELFDMMPRRDLVCWTTMISGLARSGQPIEAVDMYRRMQKEGMEGDGVAVLGLIQACATLGDSKLGPSVHGYLIRRALSTDVFVQTGLVDMYAKNGQLELAHRVFKKMPYKSVASWGALISGSAQNGFAGNALEFLVEMQSCGYRPDLVSLLSALLACSQVGFLKLGKSIHGYTLRRFNIDQVLGTAAIDMYSKCGALSWARTLFDKIDSKDSISWNAMISNYGIHGHGKEALSLFLKMTKTNLKPDHATFASLLSAFSHSGLVQEGQYWFNLMVSEYNIPPAEKHYACMVDLLARAGRVEEAHKVIDSMNTEPGLTVWVALLAGCCKNGNLVIGEIAAKKVLELNPDDLGIYALVSNYYAKVRKWDKVAGVRKIMKKTGMKKVPGYSVVDVKGKLHAFLMEDKSHNQYEYIMQLLDKLDHEMRAIGYVPKTEFVLHDLEEEVKEKMSE